CAATTATATCTGTACAAACTAGCATCGTTAGACGCGGCTCAAGGCCAAGTGGGGGTGGCAGGAGGCACTGGGGAGCCGTACAGGGCGCTCTTGTCCCTGTACAGCGTGAGCCGCTCCGTCTCCATCCGCTCGATCTTCATGCCGATGAAGTAGCCAATAAAGGGCACACCCATCCAGGCCAGTCGAGGCACCACGCTCAAAACCATGTTGGTTGATATTAATTAAGAGTAGTCGGCGGCTAGCTTGAGTTTGCGCTGCTTGTAACGACTGGTGCGCCGCAGGTCAGCTACAATTGCCCAGGTAACGATGGCGGGGAAGATCACTGACAGCCAGTAGCGCCTTGGTTGCAAGAAGCCCATCAACCtgaaaaaaagattaaaaatctcaaattttgattttatttttttaactgatatTTTAACTTATCCAGTAATTCAAgcataatttatgaaataaaaagctcccatttacaaaattttggttgatgcgaatttgcaattttaatgtttctttGTTCTGCAAAATATCCTTGAATAATCCCTGGAAGCGCAAGATactggtaaatattttaaggtaAACTCTCCAGGTGGTTAAAATGCTACCCTATTGCTATCAAAAGCCACGAAGAACAAACATCGACAATTCTTTCTTATTCCGCGacgaaaatcataaaaattacaaagacaaattaattgagattTACGTAATTTTGGCGGATTTTATGTTCCtttcataaatgaaaattcaaaataagaaGCCGCGAGCTACATAAATACTAATAAAACAAAGGAAAGGGAAAAGGAAAAGCTGgaaaaggaaggaaaattgTCAGAATGATTTACAGAGTGAACAAGCAGAAAATGAAGCTTAAGTTTTAACCAATAGATACGAGAAACCTtcgtgttttgaaatttaacttgtGTAACGTACGAAAGAAACCATTAAAAAACTAATGCAGGTCACTATAACTTACCAAAAGCGGTTATTTCGGCGAAATTAATGCCGAAATTCAGGAAACTCTGCAAATTGTTGTTTGCAGTTTTAACGAAGGACGAACAGCTGTGTGCAAGACGGTGAT
The nucleotide sequence above comes from Cloeon dipterum chromosome X, ieCloDipt1.1, whole genome shotgun sequence. Encoded proteins:
- the ND-MNLL gene encoding uncharacterized protein ND-MNLL; translation: MVLSVVPRLAWMGVPFIGYFIGMKIERMETERLTLYRDKSALYGSPVPPATPTWP